A genome region from Arachis duranensis cultivar V14167 chromosome 8, aradu.V14167.gnm2.J7QH, whole genome shotgun sequence includes the following:
- the LOC107460978 gene encoding uncharacterized protein LOC107460978, with the protein MANLANTMEANAAAILQGEGAEDSLSRVPRTLAAFRKADPPVFNGSTNDTEADNWFRAVERALLNEHVPYDKFVEYATYQLVGEAQQWWQGERRLRHQQNVNITWALFGEAFYRKYFHELLREARELELLQLKQGSMTIAEYTSKFEGLYRFSKISQGTLESCEE; encoded by the exons ATGGCGAATCTCGCTAATACCATGGAAGCTAATGCTGCTGCGATTCTGCAA GGAGAAGGTGCTGAAGACAGCTTGAGTCGTGTCCCGAGAACTCTAGCTGCTTTTCGGAAGGCTGACCCGCCGGTTTTCAATGGTTCGACAAATGATACTGAAGCAGACAACTGGTTCCGAGCGGTGGAGCGTGCATTACTGAATGAACATGTACCATATGACAAGTTCGTGGAATATGCGACTTATCAACTGGTGGGAGAAGCTCAACAATGGTGGCAAGGGGAGCGCCGACTACGACACCAACAGAACGTAAACATTACCTGGGCATTATTTGGGGAAGCTTTCTACAGGAAATACTTTCATGAATTACTAAGGGAGGCCAGAGAATTGGAGCTCTTACAACTGAAGCAAGGGTCCATGACTATAGCAGAATACACCAGCAAGTTTGAAGGACTCTATAGGTTCTCGAAGATAAGTCAGGGTACTCTTGAGTCTTGTGAGGAATAG